Proteins from a genomic interval of Chionomys nivalis chromosome 7, mChiNiv1.1, whole genome shotgun sequence:
- the LOC130878560 gene encoding heterogeneous nuclear ribonucleoprotein F-like has product MVRRRVLCICATCANDGFVRLRGLPFGCTKEEIVQFFSGLEIVPNGITLPVDPEGKITGEAFVQFASQELAEKALGKHKERIGHRYIEVFKSSQEEVRSYSDPPLKFMSVQRPGPYDRPGTARRYIGIVKQAGLDRMRSGAYSAGYGGYEEYSGLSDGYGFTTDLFGRDLSYCLSGMYDHRYGDSEFTVQNTTGHCVHMRGLPYKATENDIYNFSPLNPVRVHIEIGPDGRVTGEAGVEFATHEEAVAAMSKDRANM; this is encoded by the exons ATGGTGCGAA GAAGAGTTCTATGTATCTGTGCTACATGTGCCAATGATGGCTTTGTGAGGCTTCGGGGACTCCCGTTTGGATGCACAAAGGAAGAAATTGTTCAGTTCTTCTCAGGGTTGGAAATCGTGCCAAATGGGATCACATTACCTGTGGACCCAGAGGGCAAGATTACAGGGGAGGCCTTCGTTCAGTTTGCCTCACAAGAGTTAGCTGAGAAAGCTCTAGGGAAGCACAAGGAGAGAATAGGGCACAGGTATATCGAGGTGTTCAAGAGCAGTCAGGAGGAAGTTAGGTCATACTCGGATCCACCTCTGAAGTTCATGTCTGTGCAGAGGCCTGGACCCTATGACCGGCCTGGCACAGCCCGGAGGTACATTGGCATTGTAAAACAGGCAGGCTTGGATaggatgaggtctggtgcctatAGTGCAGGCTATGGGGGCTATGAAGAATACAGTGGCCTCAGTGATGGCTATGGCTTCACCACTGACCTGTTTGGGAGAGACCTCAGCTACTGTCTCTCAGGAATGTATGACCACAGATACGGAGACAGCGAGTTCACAGTGCAGAACACCACCGGCCACTGCGTCCACATGAGAGGGCTGCCCTACAAAGCAACGGAGAACGACATTTACAACTTCTCTCCACTCAACCCTGTAAGAGTTCATATTGAGATTGGTCCTGATGGAAGAGTGACGGGAGAAGCTGGTGTTGAGTTTGCCACCCATGAAGAAGCAGTGGCAGCTATGTCGAAGGACAGGGCCAACATGTAG